In Mytilus edulis chromosome 6, xbMytEdul2.2, whole genome shotgun sequence, the following proteins share a genomic window:
- the LOC139528448 gene encoding zinc finger Y-chromosomal protein 1-like, whose amino-acid sequence MDEVISVFVSGYKDQVFHSLHQLQQRGVNCDVTLQACDGTANIHSIILAANSEKHIYSKISQTNEKLQIDCTKFSIHVIEAVVIFLYSGELVIEERFYNDLVKLCEDLNLSSAYDTLKQQCPVTEQHLISNNKGDDSFKEVTHIKKEPCSPSDLSYGSFQSTNTIPEVGNANVTFVPTKQTKTVCEKDNLYPKMANIKNDQGTSSDENDLETSSFDNDNISAIPTGNDNIQAAQLKTVSEGNNLFLKVTDIKNDQDHSSDENDDGMETSSIENDSTNNSGPSSSPPGGQFLNHIEKIVRQYVNNEETNQKEEVCTKKSNSVSKKNSTKGQNKKTSVKSGTKRSFGSVSSDIDEKTTIKKKKRTSTRNLRKEKDVINKNKLDVNDDSTDGNKDIESDITEDSLTPKPSWRKCVKCNLVYPTFAEWADHMRNLHKPYPCELCDYIGVEPCLYASHMYSQHRVVIDPKRYPLVQCNVQGCTYKSLSRNMKDHMRCHKYKKEKLVCHVCGMEFTSEGGLRSHSSFHKEEEMKFKCKECDKVFGWKHELRKHLAAEHKNFNLCHLCSFKSKNKTSLIVHLHNRHKEPVPDNMKTFKCDACDFYCFYPSYLKTHQQENHSDSLDFQCTICPKKFKTKKSLRGHYNNTHGSNFFKCDKCSYTTRSQTTLQVHQQSTHSEVRPYTCHLCEYSCKLKGNLNSHLKNMHKLEIVSINKLHEKVVKTGTGFDEYMEARRKLYEPGVNPAESIVTRPIEESCGVPPLEDNTEEDYQDLTE is encoded by the exons ATGGATGAAGTTATCAGTGTTTTTGTTTCTGGATACAAAGATCAAGTATTCCACTCACTGCATCAGTTACAGCAAAGGGGAGTTAACTGTGATGTTACACTACAAGCATGTGATGGCACTGCAAATATACACAGCATTATCTTAGCAGCCAACAGTGAAAAACACATCTACAGCAAGAtatcacaaacaaatgaaaaactgcAAATAGACTGTACAAAATTCAGTATTCATGTGATTGAAGCTGTGGTGATATTTTTATACTCTGGAGAATTAGTTATTGAGGAGAGATTTTATAATGATCTTGTGAAACTTTGTGAAGATTTAAATTTAAGCTCTGCATATGACACCCTTAAACAGCAATGTCCTGTTACAGAACAACATctaatttcaaataataaaggGGATGACAGTTTTAAGGAGGTAACACATATTAAAAAAGAGCCATGTTCTCCTTCTGATCTTAGTTATGGATCTTTTCAAAGCACAAATACAATTCCTGAGGTAGGAAATGCTAATGTAACATTTGTACCCACTAAACAAACCAAAACAGTTTGTGAAAAGGACAATCTTTATCCAAAGATGGCCAACATTAAAAATGATCAGGGAACCAGTAGTGATGAAAATGACTTAGAAACCAGTTCATTTGATAACGACAATATCAGTGCAATACCCACGGGAAATGACAATATTCAAGCAGCACAATTAAAAACAGTCAGTGAAGGgaacaatttgtttttgaagGTAACTGATATTAAAAATGATCAGGATCACAGTAGTGATGAAAATGATGATGGCATGGAAACCAGTTCAATTGAAAATGACAGTACTAACAACTCGGGACCCTCTAGTTCTCCTCCTGGTGGACAGTTTTTAAATCATATTGAAAAAATTGTCAGGCAATATGTTAACAATGAAGAAACTAACCAAAAAGAAGAGGTATGCACAAAGAAATCCAACAGTGTTTCAAAAAAGAACTCTACAAAAGGTCAAAATAAAAAGACTTCTGTGAAGAGTGGTACTAAGCGATCTTTTGGTTCAGTAAGTTCAGACATTGATGAAAAGACAAcaataaagaagaagaaaaggACTTCAACAAGGAATTTGAGAAAGGAAAAAGATGTgatcaacaaaaacaaacttgATGTTAACGATGACAGTACTGACGGAAATAAAGACATTGAATCTGACATTACAGAAGATTCATTGACGCCTAAACCTTCATGGAGAAAGTGTGTCAAGTGTAACTTAGTTTATCCGACATTTGCAGAATGGGCAGATCATATGAGGAATCTTCACAAGCCATACCCCTGTGAACTGTGTGATTATATTGGTGTAGAGCCATGTCTGTATGCTTCTCATATGTACAGTCAACATAGAGTTGTTATTGACCCTAAAAGATATCCATTGGTTCAGTGTAATGTACAG GGATGCACCTATAAAAGTTTAAGTAGAAATATGAAGGATCATATGAGATGTCATAAGTATAAAAAAGAGAAGTTAGTATGTCATGTTTGTGGAATGGAATTTACTTCAGAAGGAGGCTTACGATCTCATTCCTCTTTTCATAAAGAAGAGGAAATGAAGTTTAAATGTAAAGAATGTGATAAAGTATTTGGATGGAAACATGAACTTAGG aaacaCTTGGCTGCTGAACACAAGAATTTTAATCTATGTCACTTGTGTTCATTCAAGTCAAAGAATAAAACATCACTGATTGTACACCTGCATAATAGACATAAAGAACCGGTTCCAGACAATATGAAAAC atttaagtGTGATGCATgtgatttttattgtttttatccaaGTTATTTAAAGACACACCAACAAGAAAATCATTCAG attccTTAGATTTCCAGTGTACTATTTGTCCTAAAAAGTTTAAAACCAAAAAGAGTTTAAGAGGTCACTATAACAATACACATGGCT CAAACTTTTTTAAGTGTGACAAGTGTAGTTACACAACAAGATCACAGACGACACTACAAGTTCATCAACAGAGTACACATTCT GAGGTACGGCCATACACTTGTCATCTATGTGAGTACAGTTGTAAATTAAAAGGAAATTTGAACAGTCATTTGAAGAATATGCATAAACTAGAGATTGTCTCCATTAATAAATTACACGAAAAGGTTGTAAAAACAGGTACAGGCTTTGATGAATATATGGAGGCTAGAAGAAAACTTTATGAACCAGGTGTGAACCCAGCAGAATCGATAGTAACAAGACCAATAGAAGAGAGCTGTGGTGTTCCTCCTTTGGAAGATAATACAGAAGAAGACTACCAAGATTTAACTGAATAG